ATCCGATGGTAAGAGGGAACCGTccatgccatgggtaataatgttGTTTTTTGAATCCTATTCCATCTAATACCgaggatcggtccggccaaacaggccgtaAATGTCAGAAATCGAAGGGATGAGTGAAGAAAAGAACGGGTCGGCGTACCAaccggagtggattaggtgttaccctactgtggggccaccgtgatgatttataatatatccattccgtccatacgtTTCTACAGACCATTTAAGTTTTATAACTCAATAATTATGtagaaataaatctcaggtggaccacaccacaggaaatagtagatATTGAGTGtctcaccattgaaaattccaAAGAGCCTATATTAaggttttagaaatttttatttgtaatccaatctgttgataatttTAAGAATATCTGGATGAAGGTTACAAAATCGCCTTGATCTAAAACCTATATgacccacaaaaagcttttaatagatATTTATCACTGTttttagtggtatggtccacctgagattttgatcttcttaaggtttgagTTAGAATCCtgaaatgatattaaaaaaacatatggacggtatggatataaataaaatccatcaaggtgggccccacaaggtaagggtaacacccactaagctgtacccgggtaacagctagtCCGCTCCCGTACTAACATGCCGGCGCGTTGCAGAACGTCATCCTTGTATTAAGTGCGTTGACTGGATATATATAGGTTTTCGGTCTCGGCCATAAATAAACTCCGGTTTGGATTTTTCCTCTTTCTCAATTACATGGATAAAACTCCCAACTCTCTCCCCCACACACAGAAAACCCTACCGGAGTCCTCTTCTCCGGCGACCTTTTCAGCCGTATCCGGCCGATATCAGTCCATGCAAAAGCAGGTACTTCTCTCTCTTAGGTTTTGAGAAAACTAGGGTTTTTGAAGTTCAGATTACTTTGACTGTTTTTCCTCTTCTGTAATTCTATCATCGACGGCGGCTGCAATGAAGCGGCCGAGATCGTACGGTGAAGATATCGACAACGGCATTAGTGATAAAGCCTTGTATAAGGAATGGGGGCGGAGGGATCAAGATCCTGACCGTTTGTTGTCTCATCGTCGATTCTATCCGAAGGCTGAAAACGGAAGGAAAGGATCGTCATCTTCGAACGACCGGTCTCTCGACGATGATCGTGAGCTTCTGCGGCCTCCTCGTAAGCGATTCGAGCATGATTCTGACGGTTTTGATCGGAGGAAGGGATTCGATCGGTACCGGGACTGTTCTGATCGGGCAGCCCCGATCTCTTCTCCTCGAAGCATCTACAACGGTGACAGGATACACCGGTCTGAGAGCTTTCCGGCGCCACCCAGAAGAGAGTTCCCAAAGGGGTTCCGATCGGATAGGGATCGGCCGCGGCGAGAGGAGAGTGTTTCAGCCTGGAGGAGATCAATCACGAACGGGAAAGATGCAGATGAGGACCGGGTTGATTTGGGGAGAGGGAGCCGAGTCGGGTCCGAGGATCGAGGGAGTGTGAGGTCTTCATCGGGATCGAGAGACCTTGGGAAGTCGCCAACATGGTCAAAGGACTCCGGTGGGGAGCAGTCAAAGAGCATTGAATTGAAGAAGACGGAAGAAGCGAACAGGGACAGTGGCAACAGCAGTGAAATGGAAGAAGGGGAGCTAGAACCAGATCCTGATCCCATTTCCGAACCAGATCCTGACCCCATTTCCAAACCAGAATCAGAGCCAGAACCAGAAGTGGAACCACTCATGGTGATTGAGCCCCCTAAAAGTCTGAACGGCCTGGAAACAGATACTACAAAGGAAGCTAAGTCGTCACATGAAGAGAAGTTGCAAATTGATGACATGAGCATTTGCAATGGAAAGCAGGAAGGTGATGCGTTAGAGATCGTGAGGGATATGGTTGAGAAAACTGATAAGGGGTCAGATTGTCAGGACAATGCTGTGAACGAACTTTGTGGGAGCGAAGAAGAGGTTAAAGCTAATATGGGTGGAGAGAAGGAAGAGAATGTTGAGGAAGAAGAACACATGCATTTGCCTTCTCCAAACCCCGAGTTCCAAGCCAAAGGAAAAGAGGAATTGAACGAGGAAACAAGTAAGGATGAAGTGAAAGAACACAAGGGTGTTGAGAATGAAAGGAAGCCTTCACCTTTGGAGGCGCAGAAAGAAGAAAAGGGTATTGACCTTGAGACTGAAGCAGAGGACGTTGATTTGCTAAATTCAAATAAAGCTGTTGAAGAGGACAATGTGCCTGATGTAACTCTGAGGTTTGTAGCAGATAACTTGAATGGAAATGCAAAGGATAAAGGTAAAAGTCTGGCTGTTTCACCCTCTAATGAAGGAAATTCCACTGAAAatggtggatggatggatagggATTTGCTGACTGGCAGAGATGATGCTATGGAAGGACCAAGCAGCAGGGGCTTTGAGTTATTCTTTCATTCAGATGTTACGAGACCGGAGAAGACAAACCAGTCAGGTGTTGATGAGTTTAAGGCTGAGAAGTTAAAAATGGAGCCGCTTGAGCTTGCACTTGGCTTGCCAAATGTTTCTTTGTCTCTTGCTTCACATGATCCAAAGCAATCCCCCAGTTCCCTGGGCCAGGCCCCTAATTCCCCAAGTCGAGGGAGGAGCGTCCACTCTTTGCCAACCACGCTGCGTACAAGCTCGGATGGATTTACTGCATCCATCTCGTTTTCAGGTTCTCATCCATTTGTCCACAACCCGAGCTGCTCTCTCACACAGAATTCTTTTGAAAACTATGAACATTCAGTTGGCAGTCATCCTATATTTCAAGGTGTCGATCAAATTCCCCAGGGCTCTTGCCAAGGACAGTCCTCAAATGAGCCAAAACGCAAGGAAGTTCCATTGTATCAAAGAATGCtacagaatggaaatgggactccGCATCCATCACATGCATCACAAGGCACTGTAAATCGTCAAGCAGTGCAGGGACAAGGCTTGCTTAAAGTGTCGGAAGGGAGTACAGGAATGCCCAATGGCTTGGACAGGCAGTTAAGTCTTTCGAGACAGTTTTCAGGACAGCTGAGGCATGACGAAGTCAGGTCCCCCTCCCACAGCGTTGGTTCGCGTGAAACTAGGCCAGAGCATAATATGGATAAGAAGCAGGtaatgagagagaggaatggtggCGGAATATTTAGGCCTGGCCAGAGGGAGTTGGAGCAGCTGGTTTTAAGTGGCATTAGTGTCTCTGAGATGATCATTGCCAAAATGGTTTcagaaaatatacaaataatgGCTAGGAGAATCCAAGAAATGACGGAACAGTCCATAGCATATCTAAAGGAAAGTGTCTGTGAGATGATAGGGAATGAAGATAAGCAGGGACAACTACGTGCATTGCAGGAAGCACTTCAAAGAAGGTCTGATTTTACGTTGGATACACTGAAAACTTGCCATCGTGCTCAGTTGGAGATCTTGGTGGCACTTAAAACTGGCCTTCTAGATTTCCTTCGGTCGGCCAATAATGTTCCAACTTCTGATTTAGTTGAGATTTTTTTGAACATGAAGTGCAGAAATCTTGCATGTCGGAGTAGCTTGCCTGTGGATGAATGTGATTGCAAAGTTTGTGCACAGAAGAATGGCTTCTgcagtgtgtgtatgtgtatggtCTGCTCGAAGTTTGACATGGCATCTAATACTTGTAGCTGGGTTGGCTGTGATGACTGTCTTCATTGGTGCCATACTGACTGTGCTTTGAGGGATTTGCATATCAGAAATGGGCGGAGTGTCTCCGGGGTCCAAGGGACAACTGAGATTCAGTTTCATTGTGTTGCATGTGGTCAACCATCTGAGATGTTTGGATTTGTTAAGGAAGTGTTCAAAACTTGCGCAAAAGATTGGAAGGTTGATAATCTGTCCAAGGAACTTGAATATGTGAGGAGGATCTTTTGTTCTAGTGATGATGGGAGGGGAAAACGGCTGCATGATGTGGCTGCTCGTTTGCTGGGGATGCTGGAAAATAAGTCCAATCTCTCTGAGGTCTATAAATTGATCATGCAATTCTTGACTGGTAAATACTCTTTAACTTTTCCCCACAAATAACTTCATGGCTTTGTTGCAGTCTACTTGATAATACTAGGCACAGTTTAATACTTGGTGGATATATTGATGATGTTTTGCGTGCTTAgtttgacatatatatatatatatatatatatatatatatatatat
This region of Magnolia sinica isolate HGM2019 chromosome 1, MsV1, whole genome shotgun sequence genomic DNA includes:
- the LOC131221564 gene encoding protein OBERON 4-like; the protein is MKRPRSYGEDIDNGISDKALYKEWGRRDQDPDRLLSHRRFYPKAENGRKGSSSSNDRSLDDDRELLRPPRKRFEHDSDGFDRRKGFDRYRDCSDRAAPISSPRSIYNGDRIHRSESFPAPPRREFPKGFRSDRDRPRREESVSAWRRSITNGKDADEDRVDLGRGSRVGSEDRGSVRSSSGSRDLGKSPTWSKDSGGEQSKSIELKKTEEANRDSGNSSEMEEGELEPDPDPISEPDPDPISKPESEPEPEVEPLMVIEPPKSLNGLETDTTKEAKSSHEEKLQIDDMSICNGKQEGDALEIVRDMVEKTDKGSDCQDNAVNELCGSEEEVKANMGGEKEENVEEEEHMHLPSPNPEFQAKGKEELNEETSKDEVKEHKGVENERKPSPLEAQKEEKGIDLETEAEDVDLLNSNKAVEEDNVPDVTLRFVADNLNGNAKDKGKSLAVSPSNEGNSTENGGWMDRDLLTGRDDAMEGPSSRGFELFFHSDVTRPEKTNQSGVDEFKAEKLKMEPLELALGLPNVSLSLASHDPKQSPSSLGQAPNSPSRGRSVHSLPTTLRTSSDGFTASISFSGSHPFVHNPSCSLTQNSFENYEHSVGSHPIFQGVDQIPQGSCQGQSSNEPKRKEVPLYQRMLQNGNGTPHPSHASQGTVNRQAVQGQGLLKVSEGSTGMPNGLDRQLSLSRQFSGQLRHDEVRSPSHSVGSRETRPEHNMDKKQVMRERNGGGIFRPGQRELEQLVLSGISVSEMIIAKMVSENIQIMARRIQEMTEQSIAYLKESVCEMIGNEDKQGQLRALQEALQRRSDFTLDTLKTCHRAQLEILVALKTGLLDFLRSANNVPTSDLVEIFLNMKCRNLACRSSLPVDECDCKVCAQKNGFCSVCMCMVCSKFDMASNTCSWVGCDDCLHWCHTDCALRDLHIRNGRSVSGVQGTTEIQFHCVACGQPSEMFGFVKEVFKTCAKDWKVDNLSKELEYVRRIFCSSDDGRGKRLHDVAARLLGMLENKSNLSEVYKLIMQFLTESDSKLSTTPALVKELSQKNPREGSNGMVGPSQEAMWLRSVSTEKAPRVENANCVLPSMDWDRVGRQTSVPESQLNVDKKPVLDELESIVRIKQAEANMFQTRADDARREAEALKRIAIAKNKKIEEEYASRITKLRLSEAEERRRQKLEELQVLERAHCEYFNMKMRMEGDIKDLLLKMEATKRNLSM